The genome window GATTGACGCGGAGCATAAAGCCAAAATGAGTTTGCTGGTTCAAAAAACGGAGCACGGAAACTGGACCAAAGAGCAAAGGAAACGACAAAAAAGCAGTATTTTGCCAAATATTGCCCTATATCAGACTTTTCTGGAGAACGGCATACCGCCGGAAAAGGCGAAAGCACTGGTCAGGGCATATTCGTTTTATAAGGCTGAAAAGTTTCATGGCATTTTGGAAACATTGTTTTATTTGCCCGGCTTTTTCCGGCTGTTCCGTTTTTTTATGCGAATGGGAATGAAAGGACGGGAAATTTGGATCAGTAAACTTCGGACGGATAATACCGCCGAGTATTCCATGGATGTCTTAAAATGCCTGTGGGCGGATACCTGCGCGGCTTTTGGCTGTCCGGAAATTTGCGAGATATTTTGCCTGTGCGACTTCATTGTATTTGGCAATATAAAGCAAATGCGGTTCAAGCGGAGCCAGACCTTGGGCATGGGCGGCGGTAAGTGTGATTTTTGCTTTCGGTCTAAAAAGTCCAAACACCCATGATGAAGAATTGATAGTAAAATGTTGTGATTACAGGTTAAAAATGAAAATTATACGGGGGTATTTGCGATGGATGTGCGAAATAAATTATTGACGGAAAAACCCTGGAAGCTGATGATTAGTTTGAGTATTCCGGCGATTTTAGGGCAATTTATTGTAGGGCTGTATGCTTTTGTGGACTCGATTTACGTGGGGCAAATGGTTGGCACGGACGCGATGAGCGCGGTGTCGGCTGCCTCGCCGTTTGTGCTGGTTAATAATGCGATTGCCGTATTGGTGGGGATTGGTTCCGGTTCGGTGCTTTCCCGGGCGATTGGCCATAAGGATCAAAAAACGGTCGATAAGATTATGGGCAATCTGGCATTTTTGGTGATTTTATTGTCGACGGTCGTGATGGCAATGGGGATTTTATTTGCACCGGCCTTGCTGCAATTATCCGGCGCACAGGGAGAGGTTCTTGAAATGGGCGTTTCTTATCTGAGGACCGTATATTTAGGCTCTGTTTTTGTGAACTTTATGCAGGGCGCCAATATGGTTATTCGGGCAGAAGGACGCATGGGCACGGCGATGGGGATTATGGCGGCGGGGGCGATTTTAAATATTATTTTAGACCCGGTACTGATTCTACTGCTGCCTAACCGCGGTCCGCAGGCAGTGGCAATCGCAACGGTGCTATCTCAGTTCGTTCAGGCGGCGGTAACCTTGCTTTATTTTCTGAAAAAGAGTCCGGTAGTGCGTTTTCATGGAGTAAAACCGGCGAAAGAGTTAAACCCGGAAATCTTTTCGGTCGGGGCCAGCGCTATGCTGATGCAGATTATGATGCTTGTTCAAATGACGGTTGTATATAACACAGCGGTGCGGTTTGGCGGGGACAGTCAAATTGCCCTGATGGGAGCGGCGCAAAGGGTTATGCAGCTGGCTTTTGTTCCGATTTGGGGAATGAGTCAGGGCATGCAGCCGGCGGTTGGGACCAATTTCGGAGCCAAAGAGTACGTCCGGGTGAAAAAGCTGACCAATGTGTTTATCATTGGTTCTACTTGTTTGGCCGGATTATTTTTCCTTGTCATTGAAGTATTTGCAGCGCAGATTTTGTCGGCTTTTATCACCAATCCCGATATCGTTAAAGCAGGTTTATCCAATTTCAGGCTGATGTACTGTATTTTTCCGACTTACGGACTGCTGATTATGGTAGTTACTTATTTTCAATCGCTGGGGAAGGCCAAACAGGCTGGTTTTTTAGTCATCCTCCGTCAACTGGCCCTGGTGATTCCTTTGGTTCTGATCCTGCCTCGTTTATTAGGGGGAAATGTGCTGGGGGTATGGCTGGCTTTGCCGGTGAATGACATTATCATTCTCTTGGCGGCGTTGTTGCTGCTGGTGCGGGAATATAAGGAATTAAAGAAGATGGCAAAGATATTACCTGAACAGTAGCACAATATTTTTTATTTTTCTGATTTTATACACTTTAATTGACAAATTAAACGAAAGAGAGGTATAATGCAAGTGAATTAACACAAATGAGAGGAGGAAAGTCATGAACGGAAAAGGGAGAGAGAAAAAGAAATGGAATAAGCTGTGGAGTTTGCTGCTGTCTGCGGCATTAGTGCTGACCTTGCTGCCGGCGGCAAAAGTCTCGTCATTGGCGGCGGCGCACCCGACCGCGGAGGAGATAATCATAAACAAATTTGATTTTAGCGCTGCTCCGTATTATAAAAATGGCGGGCAAGCGGGAACAGCAACGGACTATAATGTCTGGTACAACGCGGAAACAGGCGTATTGGAACTGAAAGACTTTCACGGAACCGACAGCCCTATTTGGAATCAATCAGCGCTGCCTCTGACCATTAAGGTAACAGGAAAGAATACTTTAAAAATAGCGGTCGGTGATACGGCCAGTGCGATAGGAATAGATTCTTATTATGGTGAGCTTTCCTTTGTCGGCGACGGCTCATTAAATATTGATATCACCGGCGGAAACCCGATGTGTTACGCGATAGGAGGAAAGCGGGTAACGGTTGGCGACCGGGTGACAATGAATATTTCTGCACAGAGCAAGGCGGATGTCTGCGGTATTTACGCGGTGGAGGGTGTCCGAATTAAGGAGAAAGCCGCGGTGAATATCACCAGTACCGGCACCGGCGCCGGTTATGAGGGAATAGCGATATTTGTTGATGGGGGAGATGACTCGGGGGAAATACGGTTTGAGTCCGAAAGACCTACCACCATCAAGTTAGCGGGTGAAACCGGAAAGTTTAATTATGCGGTATATAATACGGTCTATGTTAATCAGAACCCGGGGGCTTTAAATAACGGCAACAGCAATATTTCTTTTTTAGGTAAGGGCCGGGTCAGCATCATCAATACGGGAAAAGTTTATGCAGCCGGGATTGTATCGGATAGTAATCTTGATGGAAAGCCCGGAGAAATCCTGCTGCGGGGAGCAGAGGTTGAAATCCGGGATTGTAATGACGATATTGTGAATAGATATAACAAGACGCCTTTGAACAAGGCTGACATTATCATTAAAGATAACAGCAAAGTGACGGTCGTGTCAGATAAAGAAGCGGGATTCTTTTTGACCGATCGCAAGGGGATCGTATCGGCTGCGAACGGTATTTTGATCGAAGACAGTGAGGTGTCGGTGACAGCAGTAAAAGGCGGACTTGATGTTAATTGGTATTATGAGCATGCCGCTAATCAATCCCCTTATGGGATAGATATCAAGGGAACCTCCAAGGTTTCCCTGACTGGCGGAGAAAACGGAGAAAACAGTTATATTTTGGCAGGCAACAACCGGGCGGTTTGTGATTTTGACCTTTTGCCGGGCGGGTGGATTACGATTAAAGATGGCAGCGGCAAAGCTGCAGATATAACCAGGAATGTTTTCATAAAAACGGGTGCCTGCACCAAAGCTGCGGGAGAAAAAAAGACACAGCACAGTACAGACCCGAATGCTTTTACCTATGTCAATCCTGGCGAAGCACTAAAATTCACGGGAGAGACAGGGATTGCAGATAGAAAAGAGCCAAGTAAGGAAGCGAACAAAGAGCTGATTAAAAACATTGTCGACCCGGAACAGGCAAGGCTGGTGGAAAAACTGTTTGCAAACGGGCCGGTCACAGAAAAGAAAACAGCACTGAGAGCCCTGACTGCGGACACTAAAGCGGCGCTGGCAGCGGGGATGCTGCCGAAGTATACCGATGTCAAAACAGGCCGGTGGTACTCCAGTGATTTGGCTGTGATCATGGCGCTGGGGCTGGCCAAGGGTACCGGCGCAGGTACCTTTTCTCCGGATAGGAATGTTACCGGTCAGGAAATGATGGCTATGCTGGTCAGATGTATGGGCAAAGAAGTAACGCCGGTTACGGGCAATAACTGGTATGCTCCCTATAAGAGCGAAGCGGCAGCGCTGAAGCTGGACGAGGGGCTTCGGTTTGATCTGGCCAAAGAGTTGACCAGAGCGGAAGCAGCGCAAATGATGTACCGGTATATTAAGCTGAACGAAAAAACAGCGGCAAAACCCGATAGCAATGCCCTTGCCCAAATAAAGGATAGGGCAGAAATCCCGACGGAATACCAGACAGCGGTGGCGTATATGTACCAAAAGGGCATCTTCAAGGGGTACGAGGATGGCAGCTTTGCGCCGAATAAGAGTGTTTCCCGAATTGAGGTGATTGTTCTGCTGGTCCGACTGTTGGTAATGTAAAATTATGAATATTTATTGAGGTTTGCACAGGTTTTG of Lachnospiraceae bacterium oral taxon 500 contains these proteins:
- a CDS encoding L-2-amino-thiazoline-4-carboxylic acid hydrolase — translated: MTYKKFYQGKLPPHLLEQIDAEHKAKMSLLVQKTEHGNWTKEQRKRQKSSILPNIALYQTFLENGIPPEKAKALVRAYSFYKAEKFHGILETLFYLPGFFRLFRFFMRMGMKGREIWISKLRTDNTAEYSMDVLKCLWADTCAAFGCPEICEIFCLCDFIVFGNIKQMRFKRSQTLGMGGGKCDFCFRSKKSKHP
- a CDS encoding MATE family efflux transporter; amino-acid sequence: MDVRNKLLTEKPWKLMISLSIPAILGQFIVGLYAFVDSIYVGQMVGTDAMSAVSAASPFVLVNNAIAVLVGIGSGSVLSRAIGHKDQKTVDKIMGNLAFLVILLSTVVMAMGILFAPALLQLSGAQGEVLEMGVSYLRTVYLGSVFVNFMQGANMVIRAEGRMGTAMGIMAAGAILNIILDPVLILLLPNRGPQAVAIATVLSQFVQAAVTLLYFLKKSPVVRFHGVKPAKELNPEIFSVGASAMLMQIMMLVQMTVVYNTAVRFGGDSQIALMGAAQRVMQLAFVPIWGMSQGMQPAVGTNFGAKEYVRVKKLTNVFIIGSTCLAGLFFLVIEVFAAQILSAFITNPDIVKAGLSNFRLMYCIFPTYGLLIMVVTYFQSLGKAKQAGFLVILRQLALVIPLVLILPRLLGGNVLGVWLALPVNDIIILLAALLLLVREYKELKKMAKILPEQ